The following are from one region of the Sphingomonas oryzagri genome:
- a CDS encoding LysR family transcriptional regulator — translation MSDVQEEQDGSEAISFRQLRLFESIGRLGSVRKASEECNLSQPAVTQALAKLEQRVGAALVERRASGSYLNDAGEIFLQRTQRFFEQTEHALMELGVAGGAAGAKVIANRLSRSQIRCLIAIVDELSFPKAADSLGLSYASLQRAARDLEGNLRKPLFHRTAMGMMVGPPGSEFGRRMKLALQEIEWGIREIEAVQGGFSSELSIGGMPFGGSILLASSLDDFVRVYPNVNVRVTIENAPSMHRSLRCGEVDLVVGLLPETPQDDLCCEPFARTPYSIVGRPHHPLLRKGKVTTENLRAYDWVIGAQGSSRRACFDKLFAGQSKPRAPITTCAPSGLRNLVGGSDRLTLMTSYELDQESGGLVEIPFEAIDLIPTIGITMRKDWLPTKMHRDFIEIVRRQTLTGTRVPALRKVVG, via the coding sequence ATGTCTGACGTTCAGGAGGAGCAGGACGGGTCCGAGGCCATCAGCTTCCGCCAGCTCAGGCTGTTTGAAAGCATCGGCCGTCTCGGCAGCGTCCGCAAGGCGTCGGAGGAATGCAACCTTTCCCAGCCTGCCGTGACCCAGGCGCTGGCTAAACTCGAACAGCGCGTCGGTGCAGCTCTTGTCGAGCGGCGCGCGAGCGGCAGCTATCTCAACGACGCAGGCGAGATATTCCTCCAGCGCACCCAGCGCTTTTTCGAGCAGACCGAGCATGCTCTCATGGAACTTGGTGTCGCGGGCGGCGCCGCCGGCGCGAAGGTCATCGCGAACCGGCTGTCGCGCTCGCAGATACGCTGCCTGATCGCCATCGTCGATGAACTGAGTTTTCCCAAGGCGGCCGATTCACTCGGGCTGTCCTACGCGTCGCTCCAGCGCGCCGCGCGCGATCTCGAGGGCAACCTGCGCAAGCCGCTCTTTCACCGCACGGCCATGGGCATGATGGTGGGCCCGCCGGGCAGCGAGTTCGGCCGGCGGATGAAGCTCGCGCTTCAGGAGATCGAGTGGGGCATCCGGGAGATCGAGGCCGTCCAGGGTGGCTTCTCATCCGAGCTTTCGATCGGCGGCATGCCGTTCGGTGGCAGCATCCTGCTCGCGTCGTCGCTCGACGATTTTGTGCGCGTTTACCCGAACGTCAATGTGCGCGTGACGATCGAGAATGCACCCTCCATGCATCGGAGCCTGCGTTGCGGTGAGGTCGACCTTGTCGTCGGTCTGCTGCCGGAAACACCGCAGGATGACCTATGCTGCGAGCCTTTTGCCAGAACCCCTTACTCGATTGTTGGCCGCCCTCATCACCCGCTGCTGCGCAAGGGCAAGGTCACGACCGAGAACCTTCGCGCCTATGATTGGGTCATCGGCGCTCAGGGATCGAGCCGTCGGGCCTGTTTCGACAAACTCTTCGCCGGCCAGTCCAAACCCCGAGCGCCGATCACGACCTGCGCGCCCTCCGGTCTCCGGAACCTCGTCGGCGGCAGCGACCGCCTGACCCTCATGACGTCCTATGAACTCGATCAGGAGAGTGGCGGTCTCGTCGAAATTCCCTTCGAGGCGATCGACCTAATCCCGACGATCGGCATCACGATGCGAAAGGACTGGCTACCCACCAAGATGCATCGCGACTTCATCGAGATTGTTCGCCGACAGACGCTGACCGGAACCCGCGTTCCGGCCCTGCGCAAGGTTGTGGGCTAG
- a CDS encoding aldehyde dehydrogenase (NADP(+)), producing MDGSFLVGGTKVSRPETFQASDPATGALLATEFSVSSAADVARACALADEALDSFRELAPEDRATFLETVASQIEQLGDTLIERAHAESGLTEARLNGERGRTCGQLRLFARVVRDGYWAGASIDPALPERTPLPRSDLRLRRIPVGPVAVFGASNFPLAFSVAGGDTASAWAAGCPVVVKGHPAHPGTSLLVGDAIRRAVEICGLHEGVFSLLQGASNNLGTSLVSNPHIKAVGFTGSRAGGLALLEIASTRPEPIPVFAEMSSVNPVILFPQALEARGAALGAAFVASLTMGSGQFCTNPGILLAVEGEGLDAFVGAAVAAIEGAQPQVMLTSAIHANFDRGVAALENHESVRLLARGAVPTGCNRGQAALFETSGAEFLKDYALGHEIFGAASLLVRCADLAEIASVIEVMEGQLTATLQIDAGDHEAARDLMPLLERKVGRILANGWPTGVEVCNAMVHGGPFPATSDSRTTSVGATAIDRFLRPVCYQDLPDEILPAVLRDANPLNMPRLREGTPD from the coding sequence ATGGATGGCAGCTTTCTCGTCGGTGGAACAAAGGTCTCGCGACCGGAGACGTTCCAGGCAAGCGACCCGGCGACAGGCGCTCTTCTCGCCACGGAGTTTTCCGTTTCGTCGGCCGCCGATGTTGCCCGGGCCTGCGCCCTGGCGGACGAGGCCCTCGACAGTTTTCGCGAGCTTGCACCGGAGGACCGCGCGACATTCCTCGAGACCGTCGCGAGCCAGATCGAGCAGCTTGGCGACACGCTCATCGAGCGCGCGCATGCCGAGAGCGGACTTACCGAGGCCCGGCTCAACGGAGAGCGCGGACGGACCTGCGGCCAGCTCCGCCTATTCGCGCGTGTCGTGCGCGACGGCTATTGGGCGGGAGCGTCGATCGATCCGGCGCTGCCCGAACGGACTCCGCTGCCGCGCTCGGACCTGCGTCTGCGTCGGATTCCCGTGGGACCCGTCGCGGTCTTCGGCGCGTCGAATTTCCCCCTCGCATTTTCGGTCGCCGGCGGGGATACCGCATCCGCCTGGGCGGCCGGCTGTCCCGTCGTCGTGAAAGGGCACCCTGCGCACCCGGGCACCTCGCTGCTGGTCGGCGATGCGATCCGCCGCGCGGTCGAGATTTGCGGGCTCCATGAGGGCGTTTTCTCGCTTCTCCAGGGCGCCTCGAACAACCTTGGCACGTCCCTCGTATCCAACCCGCACATCAAGGCTGTCGGCTTCACCGGGTCGCGGGCGGGTGGGCTCGCCCTCCTGGAAATCGCCTCGACGCGTCCCGAGCCGATCCCGGTGTTCGCCGAGATGTCGAGCGTCAATCCTGTCATCCTCTTTCCCCAAGCGCTTGAAGCCCGCGGCGCGGCGCTCGGTGCCGCCTTTGTCGCCTCCCTGACGATGGGATCAGGCCAGTTCTGCACGAACCCGGGCATCCTGCTGGCCGTCGAAGGCGAGGGGTTGGATGCCTTCGTCGGTGCTGCCGTCGCGGCGATCGAAGGGGCGCAGCCGCAGGTGATGCTGACCTCGGCGATCCATGCCAATTTCGATCGCGGCGTGGCTGCGCTCGAAAACCATGAATCGGTCCGCCTCCTCGCACGGGGCGCGGTGCCGACAGGTTGCAACCGCGGGCAGGCGGCGCTCTTCGAAACGAGCGGAGCTGAGTTTCTGAAAGACTACGCCCTCGGCCATGAGATTTTCGGGGCGGCATCGCTCCTGGTGCGTTGCGCGGACCTGGCCGAGATCGCCTCCGTGATCGAAGTAATGGAGGGGCAGCTCACCGCGACGCTTCAAATCGACGCCGGTGACCATGAGGCGGCGCGCGATCTGATGCCGCTTCTCGAGCGCAAGGTCGGGCGCATCCTCGCAAACGGATGGCCGACCGGCGTCGAGGTTTGCAACGCCATGGTCCACGGCGGGCCGTTTCCTGCCACCTCCGATAGCCGGACCACGTCGGTCGGTGCGACCGCGATCGATCGCTTCCTGCGTCCTGTCTGCTACCAGGATCTGCCCGACGAAATCCTGCCGGCGGTGCTCCGGGATGCCAATCCGCTCAACATGCCCCGCCTGCGCGAGGGCACACCGGACTGA
- a CDS encoding oxidoreductase, producing MHGSRTFLITGVSRGLGSAFASAALAAGHRVVGTVRTDAQASAFVASAPGRAEALVVDLSASDAVDAALRTAAPLLGEIDILVNNAGYGHEGPVEESPLAELREQIEVNLFAPVAFIRAVLPGMRRRRAGHIVNVTSMAGAVGFPGLAYYCSSKFALDGLSESLAKELRPFGVFVTSFAPGQFRTDWAGVSMRRSPRQVADYDASFDPIRAARFAKSGVQPGDPARAADALMTLVAADNPPSRLFVGSDAHMLASQKIKRAQAELGAWEDVSKSTDLPGHA from the coding sequence GTGCACGGGTCCAGAACCTTTCTCATCACCGGTGTTTCGCGCGGCCTTGGCTCGGCGTTCGCGAGCGCTGCGCTTGCTGCGGGGCATCGCGTCGTCGGGACGGTGCGCACTGACGCACAAGCGTCGGCTTTCGTAGCGTCGGCGCCCGGGCGTGCCGAGGCGCTTGTGGTTGATCTGTCCGCGTCCGACGCGGTCGATGCCGCTCTGAGGACGGCGGCGCCTTTGCTTGGCGAGATCGATATACTCGTCAACAATGCCGGTTATGGCCATGAGGGGCCGGTTGAGGAATCACCGCTGGCCGAACTGCGCGAGCAGATCGAGGTAAACCTGTTCGCCCCGGTCGCATTTATCCGGGCGGTATTGCCCGGTATGCGAAGGCGACGCGCCGGCCACATAGTCAATGTAACCTCCATGGCCGGAGCCGTCGGCTTTCCGGGGCTCGCTTACTATTGCAGCAGCAAGTTCGCTCTCGACGGCCTGTCCGAATCCCTGGCGAAGGAGCTTCGCCCGTTCGGCGTGTTCGTCACGTCTTTCGCGCCGGGCCAGTTCCGTACCGATTGGGCGGGAGTTTCGATGCGGCGATCGCCTCGCCAGGTCGCGGATTATGACGCGAGCTTCGATCCGATCCGTGCTGCGAGGTTTGCGAAAAGCGGTGTTCAGCCCGGCGATCCAGCGCGCGCCGCTGACGCTCTGATGACGCTTGTGGCCGCGGATAATCCTCCTTCGCGCCTATTCGTGGGTTCGGACGCGCATATGCTCGCTTCCCAGAAGATCAAGCGAGCCCAGGCGGAGCTAGGTGCATGGGAAGACGTGTCGAAGTCGACCGACCTACCAGGCCACGCCTGA
- a CDS encoding thiamine pyrophosphate-binding protein: protein MLQLHGVKHVFGLCGDTSLPFYDALCRLEHGIEHVLTRDERHAAYMADAYARVSGRVGVCEGPSGGGATYILPGVVEANESSVALVSITSDIPVTARGRYPLTELDQKALFRPLTKWNTVVDHVSQIPHIFRTAFRAATTGRPGACHIGLPYDLQKQDVDEADLWANVNHARFPAFRTAPDPDLVGAAADVILRARRPAFVCGGGIIISGASDELIALAEMLDAPIASTVSGHGVVPDDHPLAVGVVGANGGTDQTRDAISAADTVIFVGCRAGSTTTEHGTVPARDVPIVHIDIDPMVVAANYRIEAGMVGDARLCLAALGHEIARRVEGRERTSDAAQRLAGLRTEKRARFDALARSDERPIRPERVLSALQAALPRDAIVVADPGTPCPYFSGYFDFNRTGRRFITNRAHGALGFSLAAAVGAWFASPSSKVAAVMGDGSFGFCVGELETLVRKSVPLTLVVFSNASYGWIKASQKDGYGQRYFSVDFNRSDHARIAEAFGLKVWRVEDPAQVDAAIKAAVAHDGPALVDIISQPLEESAVPVSRWMG, encoded by the coding sequence ATGCTCCAGCTTCACGGGGTGAAGCATGTCTTCGGCCTGTGCGGCGACACGAGCTTGCCCTTCTACGATGCGCTTTGCCGCCTCGAACATGGCATCGAGCATGTCCTCACGCGTGACGAGCGGCATGCGGCCTATATGGCGGACGCCTATGCGCGCGTCTCGGGACGGGTTGGAGTGTGCGAGGGGCCGAGCGGCGGCGGTGCGACCTACATCCTGCCGGGCGTCGTCGAGGCGAACGAGTCCTCCGTTGCTCTGGTATCGATCACCTCGGACATCCCGGTGACTGCGCGCGGCCGGTACCCGTTGACCGAACTTGACCAGAAGGCGCTGTTCCGCCCGCTCACCAAGTGGAACACTGTCGTCGACCACGTCAGTCAGATCCCGCATATATTCCGCACCGCCTTCCGTGCGGCGACGACGGGAAGGCCCGGAGCCTGCCATATCGGCCTCCCTTACGATCTCCAGAAACAGGACGTCGACGAGGCGGACCTCTGGGCCAACGTCAACCACGCTCGGTTTCCCGCGTTCCGCACCGCGCCCGATCCCGACCTCGTCGGCGCCGCTGCCGATGTCATCCTTCGCGCGCGTCGGCCGGCATTCGTCTGCGGGGGCGGGATCATCATCTCCGGTGCCAGCGACGAGCTGATTGCGCTCGCCGAGATGCTCGACGCCCCGATCGCATCGACGGTAAGCGGGCATGGCGTCGTTCCAGACGATCATCCACTCGCGGTGGGCGTCGTTGGCGCCAATGGCGGCACCGACCAGACGCGTGATGCCATCAGCGCGGCGGACACCGTCATTTTCGTCGGTTGCAGGGCGGGGTCCACTACGACCGAACACGGGACGGTGCCAGCCCGCGATGTACCGATCGTCCATATCGACATCGATCCCATGGTCGTTGCTGCCAACTACCGGATCGAGGCGGGAATGGTCGGCGACGCGCGTCTGTGCCTGGCAGCCCTGGGACACGAGATTGCCAGGCGGGTCGAGGGACGTGAGCGTACGAGCGACGCCGCCCAGCGCCTGGCGGGGTTGCGGACGGAGAAGCGCGCGCGCTTCGACGCGCTCGCCCGATCGGATGAGCGACCCATCCGACCGGAACGCGTGCTCTCGGCCTTGCAGGCCGCGCTGCCTCGCGATGCCATCGTTGTCGCGGACCCCGGCACGCCATGTCCTTATTTCTCGGGCTATTTCGATTTCAATCGCACGGGGCGCAGGTTCATTACCAACCGGGCGCATGGCGCCCTCGGCTTTTCGCTCGCTGCCGCGGTCGGCGCGTGGTTTGCGTCACCGTCGTCGAAGGTCGCAGCCGTAATGGGCGACGGCAGTTTCGGTTTCTGCGTCGGCGAGCTCGAGACACTTGTCCGAAAGAGCGTTCCGCTCACGCTCGTCGTCTTCTCGAATGCCTCCTACGGCTGGATCAAGGCGAGCCAGAAAGACGGCTATGGCCAGCGTTATTTCTCGGTCGATTTCAACCGGTCCGACCACGCGCGCATCGCCGAGGCCTTTGGCCTCAAGGTCTGGCGGGTCGAGGATCCTGCGCAGGTCGATGCCGCGATCAAGGCTGCCGTTGCCCATGACGGTCCCGCACTTGTCGACATCATTTCGCAGCCTCTCGAGGAATCCGCGGTCCCCGTCAGTCGCTGGATGGGCTGA
- a CDS encoding MFS transporter encodes MTDSNVSARPFTVPDFRYFWTARLCSTLAQSGLVVIIGWQVYNLSRLSMDIKRAALQLGLIGLAQFLPLFALALVAGVAADRLDRRRIVQCCNALQFLAAALLTALNITGAISLAWLFTVAVMLGIARAFSMPALGAMAPNLVPRPMVPRAIAASSIATRAGAILGPALAGYLYAAAPYQAYAVNALLLAISIASLARLHPVRVARAENRRMSFNLVFEGITYVRHNRLVLGAISLDLFAVLLGGATAMLPIYAQDILHVGPSGLGHLRAAPAAGALLSASWFSWRPLEHHVGVKMLAAVSIFGLATAVFGLSRSMVVSLPCLFILGAADMLSVYVRQSLIQISTPDEMRGRVAAVSSIFVSASNELGEAESGFLAALVGPVTAVVAGGLGAIAIAGIWARLFPMLREAKTFDLPVIGADQTGSPSM; translated from the coding sequence ATGACCGACAGCAATGTATCCGCACGGCCCTTCACGGTACCGGATTTCCGCTATTTCTGGACGGCGCGCTTGTGCTCGACGCTTGCACAGAGCGGTCTCGTGGTGATCATCGGTTGGCAGGTATATAATCTTTCGCGCCTCTCGATGGACATCAAGCGGGCAGCCCTTCAACTCGGCCTGATCGGGCTTGCCCAGTTTCTGCCGCTCTTTGCGCTTGCTCTTGTTGCCGGGGTCGCGGCCGACAGGCTGGATCGCCGCCGCATCGTCCAATGCTGCAACGCGCTTCAGTTTCTGGCCGCGGCGCTTCTCACGGCGCTCAATATCACCGGCGCCATATCGCTCGCCTGGCTGTTCACCGTCGCCGTGATGCTGGGGATCGCGCGCGCCTTCTCCATGCCTGCGCTTGGCGCCATGGCGCCTAACCTGGTGCCACGCCCGATGGTGCCCCGCGCGATCGCGGCAAGCTCGATCGCGACCCGCGCAGGCGCGATTCTGGGTCCGGCTCTCGCGGGCTATCTCTACGCCGCAGCACCCTACCAGGCCTATGCCGTGAACGCGCTTCTGCTCGCGATTTCGATTGCGAGCCTCGCGCGCCTTCATCCCGTTCGGGTTGCCAGAGCCGAGAACAGGCGCATGTCGTTCAATCTCGTCTTCGAGGGCATCACCTATGTCCGGCACAATCGCCTGGTGCTCGGCGCCATCTCGCTCGATCTGTTCGCGGTCCTCCTCGGGGGCGCTACCGCGATGCTCCCCATCTATGCACAGGACATTCTTCATGTGGGCCCGAGCGGGCTTGGTCATTTGCGGGCGGCGCCTGCAGCCGGTGCGCTTCTCTCGGCATCGTGGTTCTCATGGCGCCCGCTCGAGCATCATGTTGGCGTCAAGATGCTCGCGGCAGTCAGCATCTTCGGGCTTGCTACCGCCGTTTTCGGACTCTCTCGATCCATGGTCGTTTCGCTTCCGTGTCTTTTCATCCTTGGCGCCGCCGACATGCTTTCCGTCTATGTGCGCCAGTCGCTCATCCAGATCAGCACGCCCGACGAGATGCGTGGTCGCGTCGCTGCAGTGTCCTCGATCTTCGTCTCGGCATCGAACGAACTCGGCGAAGCTGAGTCCGGCTTTCTCGCCGCGCTCGTGGGTCCGGTGACCGCGGTGGTTGCCGGCGGCCTAGGTGCGATTGCCATCGCCGGGATCTGGGCGCGCCTGTTTCCAATGCTGCGCGAGGCCAAGACATTCGACCTGCCCGTTATCGGCGCAGACCAGACCGGTTCGCCGTCCATGTGA
- a CDS encoding TonB-dependent receptor plug domain-containing protein, producing the protein MKTQSNMLRLLAGVSALTMSSAAFAQAQATSAPPAETSAAADSASSAPAPAAEIVVTGSRVIKNGSASPTPLTTVSTQALAVASPAGTISDALNNLPVFSGSRNSYSNPGSNATGVQGGNGNANVLNLRNLGTYRTLVLFDGHRIPPTLFNSTVDVDLIPQELIDRVDVVTGGVSAVYGSDAVSGVVNYILNNKFDGFRAHVEGGVSQRGDAGNQDIGGAFGTKVGDRGHFEVSAQHREYDGILDRAYDRSWDNLAAIEGAGTAANPYQLLTNVRLSTYSFGGFINGGALNGMTFNQNGVLSTFNKGTATGSSCCQVGGDGAYQDASMASPSKSTQAFGRFDYDLTDDIHVYVQGALNLKKSVSYTGWNQLAGITMGADNAYLDPVYQAELAAAGQSTFKLNEILQQAPRIQNISKTTQWYVNTGIDGHLGGFKWEATYSHGSSRMKTQVNNQVNLQRLTAAADAVKDGNGNIVCAASLSDPSAYGNCSPIDLFGPSAASAQSLAYVLGSTGFVTHTIQDSADASISGSLFDTWAGPVNVALSGEWRRQSFDAQSFGQTSAYVDCTDLRYCSTTTKTPVYASTFPDSPTVSQSVKEAAIEVDVPLLKDKPFAKSFDVNGAARYTDYSTSGHYATWKVGAVWAINDQLKLRGTLSRDIRAPTLYDLFQPTTTVYGNFTDVSKGVTAYVPSVNIGNPNLTSEVGHTYTLGAVLKPHFVPGLTLTVDYYHTLVTNAISVIQGFNAAVQQGCIQSGGASVYCSLIQRDAAGNATAYYIQPENIARVKTYGWDGEADYSTRIGEHPLNLRLLVNYQPHIYYQQPGIPTIDQGDAGWGLNGLMPSPSVQIAGFVDFKPTDNFTIDLFEHWRNKFRRSGVASQVFADPYVKSYATTNLTLTFDTGSAWVIKDSQFYLSVTNLFDAKPPLSGYYSGSTAAGQSYEFSDDPTGRAFLVGFRIKG; encoded by the coding sequence GTGAAGACGCAATCCAATATGCTGCGCCTGTTGGCGGGCGTGAGCGCCCTGACAATGTCGAGCGCCGCATTCGCTCAAGCGCAGGCCACGTCGGCTCCGCCCGCAGAAACGTCCGCCGCGGCCGACAGCGCGAGCAGCGCACCAGCCCCCGCAGCGGAAATCGTCGTCACCGGATCGCGCGTGATCAAGAACGGCTCGGCAAGTCCGACGCCGCTGACCACCGTCTCCACCCAGGCGCTCGCCGTCGCATCGCCCGCCGGCACGATCTCGGACGCGCTCAACAATCTTCCGGTGTTCTCAGGCTCTCGCAATTCTTACAGCAACCCCGGCTCCAACGCGACCGGCGTGCAGGGCGGCAACGGCAATGCCAACGTGCTCAACCTGCGCAATCTCGGCACGTATCGAACGCTGGTGCTGTTTGACGGCCATCGCATCCCGCCGACCCTGTTCAATTCCACGGTCGACGTCGATCTCATCCCCCAGGAACTGATCGACCGCGTCGACGTCGTCACTGGCGGCGTCTCGGCGGTTTACGGCTCGGATGCCGTCTCGGGCGTGGTCAATTACATCCTCAACAACAAGTTCGACGGTTTCCGGGCGCATGTCGAAGGCGGCGTGTCGCAGCGTGGCGACGCCGGGAACCAGGACATCGGGGGTGCCTTCGGCACGAAGGTCGGCGACCGCGGCCATTTCGAGGTGAGCGCCCAGCACCGCGAATATGACGGGATCCTCGATCGCGCCTACGATCGCAGCTGGGACAATCTCGCCGCGATCGAGGGCGCCGGCACTGCGGCCAACCCCTATCAGCTGCTGACCAACGTCCGGCTCAGTACCTATAGCTTCGGCGGCTTTATCAACGGCGGCGCGCTCAACGGAATGACGTTCAACCAGAACGGCGTGCTGAGCACCTTCAACAAGGGCACGGCGACGGGATCGTCCTGCTGCCAGGTCGGTGGCGACGGCGCCTACCAGGACGCCTCGATGGCTTCGCCGTCGAAGAGCACGCAGGCATTCGGCCGCTTCGACTACGACCTGACCGACGATATCCACGTCTACGTCCAGGGCGCGCTCAACCTGAAGAAGAGCGTGTCCTACACCGGCTGGAACCAGCTTGCCGGCATCACCATGGGTGCCGACAATGCCTATCTTGATCCGGTCTACCAGGCCGAACTCGCCGCCGCCGGGCAGTCTACCTTCAAGCTCAACGAGATCCTGCAGCAGGCGCCGCGCATCCAGAACATCTCGAAGACGACCCAGTGGTACGTCAACACCGGGATCGACGGTCATCTCGGCGGCTTCAAGTGGGAGGCGACCTACTCGCACGGCTCGTCTCGCATGAAGACGCAGGTCAACAACCAGGTGAACCTCCAGCGGCTGACCGCCGCCGCCGATGCCGTGAAGGACGGCAACGGCAACATCGTCTGCGCTGCATCGCTCAGCGATCCGTCTGCTTATGGCAATTGCTCGCCGATCGACCTGTTCGGCCCCAGCGCGGCGAGCGCGCAATCGCTCGCTTATGTGCTCGGCAGCACCGGCTTCGTGACCCACACCATCCAGGATTCGGCTGACGCCTCGATCAGCGGGAGCCTGTTCGATACCTGGGCCGGCCCGGTCAACGTCGCGCTGTCCGGCGAATGGCGTCGCCAGTCGTTCGATGCGCAGAGCTTCGGGCAGACATCCGCTTATGTCGACTGCACTGATCTTCGCTATTGCTCGACCACGACCAAGACGCCGGTCTACGCCAGCACCTTCCCCGATAGCCCGACCGTCTCACAGAGCGTGAAGGAAGCGGCGATCGAGGTCGACGTGCCGCTGCTCAAGGACAAGCCCTTCGCCAAGTCCTTCGATGTGAATGGCGCGGCGCGCTACACGGACTATTCGACCAGCGGTCACTATGCGACCTGGAAGGTCGGCGCGGTGTGGGCGATCAACGACCAGCTCAAGCTGCGCGGCACGCTCTCGCGCGATATCCGCGCGCCTACCCTCTACGACCTGTTCCAGCCGACCACGACCGTCTACGGCAACTTCACGGACGTCTCGAAGGGCGTGACCGCCTATGTACCGTCGGTCAACATCGGCAATCCGAACCTGACCTCCGAAGTCGGCCACACCTACACGCTGGGCGCTGTGCTCAAGCCGCACTTCGTGCCCGGCCTGACGCTGACGGTCGATTATTACCACACGCTGGTGACCAACGCGATTTCGGTGATCCAGGGCTTCAACGCAGCCGTGCAGCAGGGCTGCATCCAGAGCGGCGGCGCCTCGGTCTACTGCTCGCTAATCCAGCGCGATGCCGCCGGCAACGCCACCGCCTACTACATCCAGCCCGAGAATATCGCCCGGGTGAAGACCTATGGCTGGGACGGCGAGGCCGACTACAGCACCCGCATCGGCGAGCATCCGCTCAACCTGCGCCTGCTCGTCAACTACCAGCCGCACATCTACTACCAGCAGCCCGGCATCCCGACGATCGACCAGGGCGACGCAGGCTGGGGTCTCAACGGCCTGATGCCGAGCCCGAGCGTGCAGATTGCCGGCTTCGTCGACTTCAAGCCGACGGACAACTTCACAATCGATCTCTTCGAGCACTGGCGCAACAAGTTCCGTCGCAGCGGCGTCGCGTCCCAGGTCTTCGCCGACCCCTATGTGAAGAGCTATGCGACCACCAACCTGACGCTGACTTTCGACACGGGGTCGGCCTGGGTGATTAAGGACAGTCAGTTCTACCTGAGCGTGACGAACCTGTTCGACGCCAAGCCGCCACTCAGCGGCTATTACAGTGGCAGCACCGCTGCGGGCCAGTCCTATGAGTTCTCGGACGATCCGACCGGCCGCGCCTTCCTGGTCGGCTTCCGCATCAAGGGCTGA